The following are encoded together in the Ranitomeya imitator isolate aRanImi1 chromosome 4, aRanImi1.pri, whole genome shotgun sequence genome:
- the CYP1A1 gene encoding cytochrome P450 1A1 produces MTILFNSFDGISATDVLISSVVISILFLLVKSYWKTVPKGTMPVPGPMPLPLIGNLLSLGKNPHLSLTKMSEIYGDVLQIQIGTKPVLVLSGLETLHQALLKQGDVFSARPDLFTFRLIGDGQSLTFSHDSAEVCKARRRLAHNALKTFAIAPSLASSNTTLVEDHISKEAEYLVRKFQQLIEENGYFDPYRYVVVSVANVICAMCFGKRYNHEDQEFLDIVNVTDEFGAAAASGNPADFIPILRYLPSRTMKNFIDINNKFRSFTQKIVHEHYRTVDSNAIRDITDSLIQHSQDKKLDENSNVPLSEQKIVNIVNDLFGAGFDTITTALSWSLMYLVANPEIQEKIQKELDQVIGRERRPKLSDRTQLPYTEAFILEMFRHSSFLPFTIPHCTTSDTVLNGYFIPKGICVLINQWQVNHDPNLWKDPFNFCPERFLNADGSSINKTEAEKIMVFGLGKRRCLGEAIGRIEVFLFLTTMLQQLQFSKQKGEKLDMSPQYGLTMKHKRCHLTAKLRFPLITTD; encoded by the exons ATGACAATTTTGTTCAACTCCTTTGATGGAATATCTGCCACAGATGTACTTATTTCCTCTGTGGTCATCTCCATTCTCTTCCTGCTTGTTAAGTCCTACTGGAAGACTGTCCCCAAAGGAACAATGCCAGTGCCAGGGCCAATGCCtttgccactaataggaaatttgctcTCACTAGGCAAGAATCCACATCTTAGCCTAACCAAGATGAGTGAGATCTATGGAGATGTGCTCCAAATCCAGATTGGCACAAAGCCTGTTTTAGTGCTTAGTGGACTGGAAACACTTCATCAGGCCCTGTTGAAGCAAGGTGATGTGTTTTCTGCACGTCCAGACCTTTTTACGTTTCGTCTAATTGGTGACGGTCAGAGTTTGACATTCAGTCATGATTCTGCTGAAGTATGCAAAGCCCGTCGTAGACTGGCCCACAATGCCCTCAAGACCTTTGCCATCGCTCCCTCCTTGGCATCATCAAATACCACTCTAGTGGAAGACCATATATCTAAAGAAGCTGAGTATCTAGTGAGGAAATTTCAGCAGCTGATTGAAGAAAACGGTTATTTTGACCCTTATAGATATGTGGTTGTTTCGGTGGCGAATGTGATCTGTGCAATGTGCTTTGGAAAACGATATAACCATGAAGACCAAGAGTTTCTAGACATAGTCAATGTGACTGATGAGTTTGGAGCAGCTGCTGCATCAGGAAATCCAGCTGATTTCATCCCTATTCTTCGATATCTACCAAGTCGCACAATGAAGAACTTTATTGATATCAATAACAAGTTTAGGTCCTTCACACAGAAAATTGTGCATGAACACTACAGAACAGTAGATAGT AATGCCATTCGTGATATTACTGATTCCCTTATCCAGCATTCGCAAGACAAGAAATTAGATGAAAACTCCAATGTCCCACTATCAGAACAGAAAATTGTCAACATTGTGAATGACCTTTTTGGGGCAG GGTTTGATACCATTACAACTGCTTTGTCATGGAGTCTCATGTATCTGGTGGCCAACCCTGAAATACAAGAAAAGATCCAGAAAGAACTCG ATCAGGTAATTGGAAGAGAGAGACGGCCAAAGTTGTCAGACAGAACTCAGCTGCCTTATACAGAAGCTTTCATCTTAGAGATGTTCCGCCATTCATCTTTCCTTCCCTTCACAATCCCACACTG CACAACTTCTGATACCGTACTCAATGGTTACTTCATCCCTAAGGGCATATGTGTGCTTATCAACCAATGGCAAGTGAATCATGACCC GAACCTATGGAAAGACCCATTCAATTTCTGTCCAGAACGTTTCTTGAATGCGGATGGCTCATCAATAAACAAAACAGAGGCAGAAAAAATTATGGTTTTTGGTCTGGGTAAGAGAAGATGTCTTGGAGAGGCCATTGGAAGAATAGAGGTGTTCTTATTCCTGACTACCATGCTTCAGCAGCTGCAGTTCTCCAAACAAAAAGGAGAAAAACTGGACATGTCACCACAGTATGGCCTGACGATGAAACATAAGCGGTGCCATCTTACTGCCAAACTCCGTTTTCCTTTAATAACTACTGATTAG